A window of the Phaseolus vulgaris cultivar G19833 chromosome 5, P. vulgaris v2.0, whole genome shotgun sequence genome harbors these coding sequences:
- the LOC137835334 gene encoding photosynthetic NDH subunit of lumenal location 3, chloroplastic has protein sequence MNHLSVSHFTHLSSLITMAPFTNLHGGVSKTLIPLTCLPNAHNSIKRGQVVGFLGSKTQEEPSECPVQATRRAAAIGLATLVLTWPFNDKISLAKDNGFWVEDHPLPRLTVTNNIANEKTGTRSFLKRGLFMPNIGLKGSVQRIKHYSFDLLAMADLVHADTLNYVRKYLRLKSTIIYYDFDKLISATPVDDEKQQLTDMANKLFDNFERLEEASRNKSLPETQSCYQETEVLLREVMDRMDVLYETI, from the exons ATGAACCATCTTTCTGTCTCACACTTCACTCATTTGAGTTCCTTAATCACCATGGCTCCTTTCACAAACTTGCATGGAGGAGTCTCCAAAACCTTAATACCCCTCACATGTCTTCCAAATGCACACAATAGCATAAAAAGAGGACAAGTAGTTGGATTTCTTGGAAGCAAAACACAAGAGGAACCATCAGAATGTCCAGTTCAAGCCACAAGAAGAGCAGCAGCAATAGGGCTTGCCACTCTAGTGCTCACATGGCCATTCAATGACAAGATTTCATTAGCCAAAGATAATGGTTTCTGGGTTGAAGATCACCCTCTTCCTCGACTAACTGTCACTAACA ATATTGCAAATGAGAAAACGGGGACACGTTCTTTTCTTAAAAGGGGATTGTTCATGCCAAATATTGGACTGAAAGGAAGTGTGCAAAGGATAAAGCATTATTCCTTTGATCTTCTAGCGATGGCAGATTTGGTACATGCAGACACACTCAACTATGTGAGGAAGTACCTAAGACTCAAGTCTACCATCATATACTATGATTTTGACAAGCTTATCTCTGCCACTCCAGTGGATGATGAAAAGCAGCAACTAACTGATATGGCTAACAAATTGTTTGATAATTTTGAAAGG CTTGAAGAAGCTTCAAGGAATAAAAGTCTACCTGAGACACAATCATGCTATCAGGAAACTGAAGTTTTGCTTAGAGAGGTCATGGACCGGATGGATGTACTGTACGAAACAATTTGA
- the LOC137835335 gene encoding thioredoxin-like protein CXXS1, translating to MEDKEKLKKSKVIKIDSQKSWEHYISQATNQKYSVVVHFSAFWCVPSIVMNPVFEELASTYPDVLFLTLDVDEVKEIASKMEVKAMPTFLLLSGGTPVEKIVGANPDEIRKRIDHLVHSNPSYKSE from the exons ATGGAGGACAAAGAGAAGCTCAAAAAGTCCAAGGTTATCAAAATAGACTCCCAAAAATCATGGGAACACTACATCTCTCAGGCCACCAATCAAAAGTACTCT GTTGTGGTTCATTTCTCTGCTTTCTGGTGTGTGCCTTCTATAGTAATGAATCCTGTTTTCGAAGAACTGGCCTCCACTTATCCAGATGTTCTGTTTCTGACATTGGATGTGGATGAGGTTAAG GAAATTGCCTCCAAGATGGAAGTCAAAGCCATGCCCACTTTTCTGTTGCTGAGTGGAGGAACTCCTGTGGAAAAAATTGTGGGTGCAAATCCTGATGAAATAAGGAAAAGGATTGATCATTTGGTTCACTCAAATCCTTCTTACAAGTCTGAGTGA